The following are from one region of the Gloeomargarita lithophora Alchichica-D10 genome:
- the psbD gene encoding photosystem II D2 protein (photosystem q(a) protein) yields MTIAIGQTQERGLFDALDDWLKRDRFVFVGWSGLLLFPCAYLALGGWLTGTTFVTSWYSHGLASSYLEGANFLTVAVSTPADAFGHSLLFLWGPEANWDFTRWCQIGGLWAFVALHGAFALIGFCLRQLEIARLVGVRPYNAIAFTGPIAVFVSVFLLYPLGQSSWFFAPSFGVAGIFRFILFFQGFHNWTLNPFHMMGVAGILGGALLCAIHGATVENTLYQDGEGSNTFRAFEPTQSEETYSMVTANRFWSQIFGIAFSNKRWLHFFMLFVPVTGLWFCSIGVVGLALNLRAYDFVSQELRAAEDPEFETFYTKNILLNEGIRAWMATMDQPHENFVFPEEVLPRGNAL; encoded by the coding sequence ATGACCATTGCAATTGGACAGACCCAGGAGCGGGGCTTATTTGATGCCCTCGACGACTGGCTGAAACGGGATCGTTTTGTGTTTGTGGGCTGGTCGGGGCTGTTGCTATTCCCCTGTGCTTATTTGGCCTTGGGGGGTTGGCTGACTGGTACGACCTTTGTGACCTCTTGGTATAGCCACGGTTTGGCTTCTTCTTACCTGGAGGGGGCGAACTTTTTGACGGTGGCGGTGTCCACCCCGGCGGATGCCTTCGGCCATTCCCTGCTGTTTTTGTGGGGGCCGGAAGCGAATTGGGACTTTACCCGCTGGTGCCAAATCGGTGGCCTGTGGGCATTTGTGGCTTTGCACGGTGCCTTTGCGCTGATTGGCTTCTGCCTGCGCCAGTTGGAAATCGCCCGCTTGGTGGGGGTGCGTCCTTATAATGCGATTGCCTTCACCGGGCCGATTGCCGTGTTCGTGTCGGTATTTTTGCTGTACCCCTTGGGACAATCCAGTTGGTTTTTTGCGCCTAGCTTCGGGGTGGCCGGGATTTTCCGCTTTATTTTGTTTTTCCAAGGCTTCCACAACTGGACGCTGAACCCCTTCCACATGATGGGGGTGGCCGGGATTCTGGGGGGTGCCTTGCTGTGCGCCATTCACGGGGCGACGGTGGAAAATACCCTGTACCAAGACGGGGAAGGCTCCAACACCTTCCGGGCGTTTGAGCCGACCCAATCCGAGGAAACCTACTCCATGGTGACCGCCAACCGGTTCTGGAGCCAAATTTTCGGGATTGCGTTTAGCAACAAACGCTGGTTGCACTTCTTTATGTTGTTTGTGCCGGTGACGGGGTTGTGGTTCTGCTCGATTGGGGTGGTGGGTCTGGCCTTGAACCTGCGGGCCTACGACTTTGTGTCCCAGGAACTGCGGGCCGCCGAAGACCCGGAATTTGAAACCTTCTATACCAAGAACATTCTGTTGAACGAAGGCATCCGCGCTTGGATGGCCACGATGGATCAGCCCCACGAAAACTTTGTCTTCCCCGAGGAGGTTTTGCCGCGTGGAAACGCTCTATAA
- the glyS gene encoding glycine--tRNA ligase subunit beta: protein MTDFVWELGTEELPADFVTEALAQWQATIPSTLAAVDLVPQAIHYYGTPRRLAIELTEVPQQQPEQRLEVKGPTVAAAYQNGEPTPALLGFLRSRQAQLTDVERRQTPKGEFVYLLQTIPGRPAPEVLAQLIPQWWQGLTGRRFMRWGDGTVKFSRPIRWLLALWGEQVLSVTLENGSEHLHSDRISYGHRVLHPEPVVISHANKYLDCLRKAGVEPQVLVRQQRIQQELEQAIPPDSCVEIPPNLLAEVTQLVEWPSSILGTFDPAYLHLPAPVITTVMTQHQRYFSVLNVQGELLPNFVTISNGDPEHETTIKQGNERVLKARLADAQFFYQADLRQPLAEYVPQLASVTFQEKLGSVLAKVERLKKLLTKVLSDTNYGEYEIQSMLRTAHLCKADLVTQMVGEFSELQGMIGGHYALQTGESTAVAQAINEHYHDIPTTLVGQWVALAERLDTVAGILAVGLIPTGSSDPFALRRAVRNIILITAQIYPTYPLNLEQIFRETITILAEDIPQFNHAEIQRQWHLLLAQRLHTILQEKGLDYDLINALLDSEEPEIIQRICANIQDFFHRSEQLMQLRANGILQSIYATVNRASRLANQGELPSLELDIKKVIDTQILQQPIEQELYRAVTQLLTQAQETKNTGNYDYLIQNLQEITPILERFFDGSESVLVMDENLAIRQNRLNLLGLIRNSTLVLADFSQIVKI from the coding sequence ATGACCGATTTTGTGTGGGAATTGGGTACCGAGGAACTGCCTGCGGATTTTGTCACCGAGGCACTGGCGCAATGGCAGGCAACCATCCCTAGCACCCTGGCGGCGGTGGATTTGGTGCCGCAAGCCATCCATTACTACGGCACGCCCCGCCGGTTGGCTATAGAACTAACCGAGGTGCCCCAGCAACAGCCAGAACAACGGCTGGAGGTGAAAGGCCCCACCGTTGCCGCCGCCTATCAAAACGGGGAACCGACCCCGGCGTTACTGGGATTTTTACGCTCTCGCCAAGCCCAACTGACGGATGTGGAACGGCGCCAGACTCCCAAGGGTGAGTTTGTTTATCTCCTGCAAACCATCCCCGGTCGTCCCGCCCCGGAAGTGCTGGCACAACTCATTCCCCAGTGGTGGCAGGGGTTGACTGGGCGTAGGTTCATGCGTTGGGGCGATGGCACGGTTAAATTCAGCCGCCCCATCCGCTGGTTGCTGGCACTGTGGGGGGAACAGGTGCTATCGGTCACCCTGGAAAATGGTTCCGAACACCTGCACAGCGACCGGATTAGCTACGGCCATCGGGTCTTGCACCCAGAACCGGTAGTGATTTCTCATGCTAATAAGTACTTAGATTGTCTGCGAAAAGCAGGAGTGGAACCCCAGGTTTTGGTGCGCCAACAACGGATTCAGCAGGAACTTGAGCAAGCGATTCCCCCGGACAGTTGCGTTGAAATCCCCCCCAATTTATTAGCAGAAGTCACCCAACTGGTGGAATGGCCGAGTAGTATCTTGGGGACATTTGACCCGGCCTATTTGCATTTGCCCGCCCCGGTGATTACCACCGTGATGACCCAACACCAACGTTATTTTTCCGTATTAAATGTGCAAGGGGAATTATTACCCAATTTCGTCACGATTAGTAATGGTGATCCTGAGCATGAAACTACGATTAAACAGGGCAATGAACGGGTACTCAAAGCCCGTTTAGCCGATGCCCAATTTTTCTATCAGGCGGATTTACGCCAACCCTTAGCCGAATATGTGCCCCAATTGGCAAGTGTAACATTCCAGGAAAAACTCGGTTCGGTGCTGGCGAAAGTGGAACGGCTCAAAAAATTATTAACCAAGGTTTTATCGGACACAAACTATGGAGAATATGAAATCCAATCTATGCTCCGCACGGCACATCTATGCAAAGCAGATTTAGTCACACAAATGGTGGGAGAGTTTAGCGAATTACAGGGAATGATAGGGGGTCATTATGCCCTGCAAACGGGGGAATCAACAGCGGTAGCGCAAGCCATTAACGAACATTATCACGATATACCCACGACGCTAGTAGGGCAATGGGTCGCCCTCGCCGAGCGGCTGGATACGGTGGCGGGTATTTTGGCAGTGGGTTTGATTCCCACGGGTTCTTCCGACCCCTTTGCCCTGCGGCGAGCGGTTCGGAATATCATTCTGATCACAGCGCAAATTTATCCTACTTATCCCTTGAATTTAGAACAAATATTTCGAGAAACGATAACCATTTTGGCTGAGGATATTCCCCAATTCAATCATGCAGAAATTCAACGCCAATGGCATCTTTTATTGGCACAAAGACTGCACACAATTTTACAAGAAAAAGGGTTAGATTACGATCTAATCAATGCCTTATTAGATTCGGAAGAACCGGAAATCATTCAGCGAATTTGCGCCAATATCCAAGATTTTTTCCATCGGTCAGAACAGTTGATGCAGTTACGAGCCAATGGTATTTTACAATCCATTTATGCAACAGTGAATCGAGCCAGTCGCTTGGCGAATCAAGGCGAATTGCCCAGCCTAGAATTAGATATAAAAAAGGTAATTGATACCCAAATTTTACAGCAACCCATTGAACAGGAGCTCTATCGAGCGGTGACCCAACTACTCACTCAAGCTCAAGAAACCAAAAATACAGGTAATTATGACTATTTAATTCAGAACTTACAGGAAATTACGCCAATTTTGGAACGATTTTTTGATGGTTCAGAAAGCGTTTTAGTCATGGATGAGAACCTTGCCATTCGCCAAAATCGCCTGAATTTGCTCGGATTAATTCGCAATAGTACCCTGGTGCTGGCGGATTTCTCCCAGATCGTCAAAATCTGA
- a CDS encoding PIN/TRAM domain-containing protein codes for MLNLVIIGSLILVAGALGFRSVELLPPETLLPVSNLSGLRWVTGGFAALILGLPTGVILQGAYRRLEQRLRQWPIEVILTRAVGLVLGLLLANLLLAPLFVLPIPAGLGWLKPLAAVVTSLSLSYVGVTAADTHGSALLRLVSPNTVQPMLLAEGTLRPAASKLLDSSVIIDGRIEAILATQFLEGQLIIPRFVLAELQTLSDSSNDQRRGRGRKGLELLNRLQQNYPQRLVIHSADFADLDTVDAKLVRLAQELNAMLLTNDYGLNQVASVQNVTVLNVNELAQAMRALYLPGDTLDLKILKEGKEPSQGVGYLDDGTMVVVEQGRAHIGDELPVVVTGALQTSAGRMIFARPKASLKT; via the coding sequence ATGCTTAATTTGGTGATTATTGGCTCGTTAATTTTGGTGGCCGGAGCCTTGGGGTTTCGGAGCGTGGAGCTTTTGCCGCCGGAAACTCTGCTACCGGTGAGTAATTTAAGTGGTTTACGCTGGGTCACTGGTGGCTTTGCGGCGTTGATTTTGGGTTTACCGACGGGGGTGATTTTGCAAGGGGCGTACCGGCGCCTGGAACAACGCCTGCGCCAGTGGCCGATTGAGGTAATTTTGACCCGGGCGGTGGGCTTGGTCTTGGGGTTGCTGTTGGCGAATTTATTGCTGGCGCCCCTGTTTGTGCTACCGATTCCTGCGGGGTTGGGGTGGCTGAAACCCTTGGCTGCGGTGGTGACCAGTCTTTCCCTGAGTTATGTGGGGGTGACGGCGGCGGATACCCATGGTTCAGCGTTATTGCGTTTGGTGAGTCCCAATACGGTGCAACCGATGCTGTTGGCGGAGGGGACATTGCGCCCGGCGGCCAGTAAATTGCTGGATAGCAGTGTGATTATTGATGGCCGGATTGAGGCGATTTTGGCAACCCAGTTTTTGGAGGGGCAACTGATTATTCCCCGGTTTGTGTTGGCCGAACTGCAAACCCTGTCCGATAGTAGCAATGACCAACGGCGGGGGCGGGGGCGCAAGGGGCTAGAATTATTAAACCGGTTGCAACAAAATTATCCCCAGCGGTTGGTGATTCACAGTGCGGATTTCGCCGATTTGGATACGGTGGATGCTAAATTGGTGCGGTTGGCGCAGGAATTGAATGCTATGTTACTCACCAATGATTATGGGTTAAATCAAGTCGCTTCGGTGCAAAATGTGACGGTTTTGAATGTGAATGAATTGGCGCAGGCGATGCGGGCGTTGTACCTACCGGGGGATACGTTAGATTTGAAAATCCTCAAGGAAGGCAAGGAACCCAGCCAGGGGGTGGGCTACCTGGACGATGGCACGATGGTGGTGGTGGAACAGGGGCGGGCGCATATCGGCGATGAATTGCCGGTGGTGGTGACGGGAGCTTTGCAAACTTCGGCGGGGCGGATGATTTTCGCTCGCCCGAAAGCGTCTTTGAAAACGTGA
- a CDS encoding bifunctional pantoate--beta-alanine ligase/(d)CMP kinase — protein sequence MRLIHTLAGLQTALADREAVGFVPTMGALHPGHGALIRAARQEHRTVVVSIFVNPLQFAPGEDFAQYPRTLEADEALCASWGVDILFAPTVPELLGSAPLTQVVPPVTLTQNLCAPHRPGHFTGVATIVTLLLQMIRPHTLYLGQKDAQQVAILQRVIQDLRLGVQVRVVPTVREADGLALSSRNRYLNPAQRPQAGRIYQGLHRAETLFQQGERQAGVLVEAVAQELAQESALKIQYIELIHPPTLQPLTRIETEGLLAVAVFLGDVRLIDNVLLKSRLPVVAIDGPAGAGKSTVSRLVAQRLGLTYLDTGALYRAVTWAVLRSGVPLADAVGVAEVAASTPVELRWQPDLRVFVAGEDCTDIIRTPEVTQAVSQVAAQPAVRQVLLYIQRQYGQRGGIVVEGRDIGTTVFPTAELKIFLTASVQERAQRRWQELQQQGITGLDVAAIAQAIQKRDAQDSQRQVSPLRQAADAVVIDSDGLDVAGVVAQIVAVWQTRSQFQSQSAAQL from the coding sequence GTGCGTTTGATCCACACCTTGGCGGGGTTGCAAACCGCCCTGGCTGACCGGGAAGCTGTGGGTTTTGTGCCCACAATGGGAGCCTTACACCCTGGGCACGGGGCGTTAATCCGGGCGGCACGCCAGGAACACCGAACGGTAGTGGTAAGTATTTTTGTCAATCCCCTGCAATTTGCGCCGGGGGAGGATTTTGCCCAGTATCCCCGCACCCTAGAAGCAGACGAGGCTCTGTGTGCATCCTGGGGGGTGGATATTCTGTTTGCGCCCACAGTGCCAGAATTGCTGGGGTCTGCCCCCCTGACCCAGGTGGTGCCGCCGGTAACCCTGACCCAAAATCTCTGTGCCCCCCACCGACCGGGGCATTTTACGGGGGTGGCGACCATTGTGACATTGTTATTACAAATGATCCGGCCTCACACGCTGTACCTTGGGCAAAAAGATGCCCAGCAGGTGGCGATTTTACAACGGGTGATCCAGGATTTGCGCTTGGGGGTGCAGGTGCGGGTCGTGCCCACGGTGCGGGAGGCGGATGGTTTGGCTCTCAGTTCCCGGAATCGTTACCTCAACCCCGCCCAACGGCCACAGGCGGGGCGGATTTACCAGGGACTCCACCGGGCGGAAACTTTATTTCAGCAGGGGGAACGGCAGGCTGGGGTTTTGGTCGAGGCGGTGGCGCAGGAATTGGCACAGGAATCAGCGTTAAAAATTCAGTACATTGAGTTGATTCATCCCCCCACTTTGCAACCTTTGACCCGGATTGAGACGGAGGGTTTATTAGCGGTGGCGGTATTTTTGGGAGATGTGCGTTTGATTGATAATGTCCTGCTAAAATCCCGCTTGCCGGTGGTGGCGATTGATGGACCGGCGGGGGCGGGAAAATCCACGGTGTCTCGGCTGGTTGCCCAACGGTTGGGGTTGACCTACTTGGATACGGGGGCGTTGTACCGGGCGGTGACCTGGGCGGTTTTGCGCTCTGGGGTGCCCCTTGCCGATGCGGTGGGGGTGGCGGAGGTGGCGGCCAGTACCCCGGTGGAATTGCGGTGGCAACCGGATTTACGGGTATTTGTGGCCGGGGAGGATTGTACTGATATAATTCGGACACCGGAGGTAACTCAAGCCGTGTCCCAGGTGGCGGCTCAACCGGCGGTACGGCAAGTATTGTTGTATATCCAACGGCAGTACGGCCAACGGGGAGGCATTGTGGTCGAGGGGCGGGATATTGGCACCACCGTATTTCCCACCGCAGAGTTGAAGATTTTTTTAACCGCTTCGGTGCAGGAACGGGCACAGCGGCGTTGGCAGGAACTGCAACAACAGGGAATAACGGGTCTGGATGTGGCGGCCATTGCCCAGGCGATCCAAAAACGGGATGCCCAGGACAGTCAGCGGCAGGTGTCTCCCCTGCGTCAGGCCGCCGATGCGGTGGTGATTGATTCGGATGGGCTGGACGTGGCGGGGGTGGTGGCGCAAATTGTGGCGGTGTGGCAAACTCGGAGCCAGTTTCAGAGCCAGTCAGCGGCACAGTTATAA
- the murD gene encoding UDP-N-acetylmuramoyl-L-alanine--D-glutamate ligase: MGQALVLGLGKSGMAAARLLHRQGWQVQVQDSYTSPGLVAQKSQLEHLGITICLGEPFNLLEPPPQLVVVSPGVPWDVPVLQKLRAQGVYVLGEMGLAWRSLCTVPWVGITGTNGKTTTTSLVVAILAEAGYRAPACGNIGTPACDLLGQDVDWVVAEISSFQIESSPEIAPQIGVWTTFTPDHLNRHYTLENYCQIKAHLLAQSQVKILNGDDLYLRAHFRECWSDTIWTSIQGVDHLPKSEKPGIYIQNEQVIFEGRAIFSLENFPMPGDHNRQNLLLAIAVANVLKIPPEMITQAMRKFPGVPHRLEVLGVHQGITYINDSKATNYDAAQVGLASMTVPTILLAGGQAKTGDDQNWLQTIQKQAVGVVLFGVAAESFAQRLTSINYTPLITVENLGEAVPAAQKLAQETGAKVILLSPACASFDQYPNFEARGDHFRQLFQDLLESD, from the coding sequence ATGGGTCAGGCACTGGTTCTGGGTCTGGGGAAATCGGGAATGGCGGCGGCGCGTTTGCTCCATCGGCAAGGCTGGCAAGTGCAAGTACAAGATAGTTACACTTCTCCTGGATTGGTTGCACAGAAATCCCAACTGGAACACCTGGGGATCACCATCTGTTTAGGAGAGCCGTTTAACCTACTCGAACCCCCGCCGCAGTTGGTGGTGGTCAGTCCGGGTGTCCCTTGGGATGTGCCGGTTTTGCAAAAATTGCGGGCGCAGGGGGTGTATGTCCTAGGGGAAATGGGGCTGGCCTGGCGCAGTCTTTGTACTGTTCCTTGGGTAGGAATTACCGGCACCAATGGCAAAACCACCACCACCAGCCTCGTTGTTGCTATCCTGGCCGAAGCGGGCTATCGGGCACCGGCCTGCGGCAACATTGGCACCCCCGCCTGTGATTTGCTGGGGCAGGATGTGGACTGGGTGGTGGCGGAAATCAGCAGTTTTCAGATTGAATCATCCCCGGAAATTGCTCCCCAAATTGGTGTCTGGACAACTTTTACTCCCGACCACTTGAATCGGCATTATACTTTGGAAAATTATTGTCAAATTAAAGCCCATCTATTAGCCCAATCCCAGGTGAAAATTTTGAATGGGGATGACCTTTATTTACGAGCGCATTTTCGTGAATGTTGGTCGGATACGATCTGGACAAGTATTCAGGGTGTTGATCATTTACCTAAATCAGAGAAACCGGGTATTTATATTCAAAATGAACAGGTAATTTTTGAAGGTAGAGCTATTTTTTCCCTGGAGAATTTCCCGATGCCGGGAGATCATAATCGCCAAAATTTACTCTTAGCAATTGCAGTGGCAAATGTGCTGAAAATTCCTCCAGAAATGATCACGCAAGCCATGAGAAAATTTCCTGGAGTGCCCCACCGTTTAGAAGTATTGGGGGTGCATCAGGGGATTACTTATATCAATGATAGTAAAGCGACTAATTACGATGCCGCTCAAGTGGGTTTAGCCAGCATGACCGTCCCAACGATTTTGCTCGCCGGGGGTCAGGCCAAAACCGGAGATGACCAAAACTGGTTACAAACCATCCAAAAACAAGCGGTTGGGGTGGTTTTGTTTGGGGTAGCGGCAGAGAGTTTTGCCCAACGATTAACGAGTATTAATTACACCCCTTTGATCACTGTAGAAAATTTAGGTGAAGCAGTTCCAGCCGCGCAAAAATTAGCCCAAGAAACAGGGGCTAAAGTGATTTTGCTCTCCCCGGCCTGTGCCAGTTTTGACCAGTATCCTAATTTTGAAGCCCGTGGGGATCATTTTCGGCAATTGTTTCAAGATTTACTAGAGTCTGACTAG
- a CDS encoding septal ring lytic transglycosylase RlpA family protein has translation MRNTPKMLGLGTVTLISLVVGTSLLVPAAPVRSEVLKVGERTQPAAPLVTVRPHTLAGRPAATLFVRNLPIFSFLGQKSGVAVGTKVANGRVEGDPLVPATQLAARLNRLSQQRWDAKDLQVVRDDRQHLWLQYKNERLLRFDDTLTFDGLTKDQVQNALQMTNRLRLRLGNAPPLTAMTPPAGAPAQPSLAQRVLTVAVGSVRSVRSVLQGWASWYGPGFQGRRTASGEPFNPQALTAAHRTLPFGTQVRVTNLRNGQAVVVRINDRGPHIPGREIDISTGAAQAVGLIQMGTAPVRLEVLGP, from the coding sequence ATGCGAAACACCCCAAAAATGCTTGGTCTGGGAACCGTAACCCTAATCTCTTTAGTCGTTGGTACCTCCCTGCTGGTTCCCGCCGCTCCCGTGCGGAGTGAAGTTTTGAAAGTGGGAGAACGCACCCAGCCTGCCGCACCCCTAGTGACGGTGCGCCCCCATACCCTGGCAGGCCGACCAGCGGCCACCCTGTTTGTGAGAAATTTACCCATATTTAGCTTTCTTGGGCAAAAGTCTGGAGTTGCTGTGGGAACGAAGGTGGCGAATGGCCGGGTGGAAGGTGACCCCCTGGTTCCGGCAACCCAGTTGGCGGCGCGCTTGAATCGTCTGAGCCAACAACGGTGGGATGCCAAGGATTTGCAGGTAGTACGGGATGACCGCCAACACCTGTGGTTGCAGTACAAAAATGAGCGGTTGCTCCGGTTTGATGACACCCTCACGTTTGATGGTTTGACCAAAGACCAGGTACAAAATGCCCTGCAGATGACCAATCGCCTGCGCCTGCGGTTAGGAAATGCGCCCCCATTAACGGCGATGACTCCCCCAGCGGGTGCCCCGGCTCAGCCCTCTTTGGCGCAACGGGTGCTGACGGTGGCGGTGGGTTCGGTGCGTTCGGTACGTTCAGTCCTTCAGGGGTGGGCTTCCTGGTATGGTCCTGGGTTTCAGGGGCGGCGGACGGCCAGTGGGGAACCCTTTAATCCCCAGGCGTTGACGGCGGCGCATCGGACGTTACCCTTTGGGACGCAGGTGCGGGTGACCAATTTACGCAATGGGCAGGCGGTGGTGGTGCGGATCAACGACCGGGGGCCACACATTCCGGGGCGGGAGATTGATATTTCAACGGGAGCGGCGCAGGCGGTGGGGTTGATCCAAATGGGTACGGCGCCGGTGCGGCTGGAGGTTCTTGGGCCTTAA
- the purM gene encoding phosphoribosylformylglycinamidine cyclo-ligase produces the protein MDYQQAGVNLAGARGFVEAIRPAIGRTQVPGVLGGIGGFGGYFQLPAGYQEPVLVAGTDGVGTKLKLAQILNKHDTIGIDLVAMCVNDVLTSNAKPLFFLDYVATGVLDGKTLATVVEGMTHACVQSGCALLGGETAEMPGFYVPGVYDLAGFCVGVVERRELLNGSQVEIGDVALGLASSGVHSNGYSLVRKILESLTESLITDDTNMLAILAQTPPELGGKTLGESLLVPTTIYVPAINALREQGIEIHGMAHITGGGLPENLPRCLGQNQKVAIQWQNWQWPGIFPWLAQQGNISESAMRETFNLGIGYVVVLPPAQVAKAQEIVAQFGMKTYIIGEVMG, from the coding sequence ATGGATTACCAACAAGCGGGTGTAAATTTGGCCGGGGCACGGGGGTTTGTCGAGGCCATTCGACCGGCCATTGGGCGAACCCAGGTTCCCGGTGTATTGGGGGGCATTGGCGGGTTTGGCGGTTATTTTCAACTACCGGCGGGCTACCAAGAACCGGTGTTGGTGGCGGGAACGGACGGGGTGGGCACCAAATTAAAACTGGCACAAATCCTTAATAAACACGACACCATCGGCATAGACCTGGTGGCAATGTGTGTCAATGATGTATTAACGAGTAATGCCAAACCCCTATTTTTCTTGGATTATGTCGCCACCGGGGTACTGGATGGTAAGACCTTAGCCACCGTTGTGGAAGGCATGACCCACGCCTGTGTGCAAAGTGGTTGTGCGCTCCTGGGCGGCGAGACGGCGGAAATGCCGGGATTTTATGTCCCAGGAGTCTATGATTTAGCGGGATTCTGCGTGGGAGTAGTCGAACGGCGGGAATTACTCAACGGTTCCCAGGTAGAAATTGGGGATGTGGCTTTGGGGTTAGCCAGCAGTGGGGTGCATAGCAATGGCTACAGTTTGGTGCGGAAAATTTTAGAATCTTTAACCGAATCTTTAATCACTGACGATACAAATATGTTAGCAATTTTGGCGCAAACACCCCCAGAACTGGGCGGGAAAACCTTGGGAGAAAGTTTATTAGTACCAACAACTATTTACGTTCCGGCGATAAATGCCCTGCGAGAACAAGGGATTGAAATTCATGGCATGGCGCACATTACCGGGGGGGGACTGCCAGAGAATTTACCCCGGTGTTTAGGTCAAAATCAAAAAGTTGCAATTCAATGGCAAAATTGGCAATGGCCGGGAATTTTCCCATGGTTAGCCCAGCAAGGGAATATCAGTGAATCGGCCATGCGAGAAACCTTTAATTTGGGCATCGGTTATGTGGTGGTGCTTCCCCCAGCGCAGGTTGCTAAGGCGCAGGAAATTGTGGCGCAATTCGGCATGAAGACGTACATCATTGGGGAAGTCATGGGTTAA
- the psbC gene encoding photosystem II reaction center protein CP43 gives METLYNPGLVVGGRDQDSTGYAWWSGNARLIELSGKLLGAHVAHAGLIVFWTGAMTLFEVSHFNPNQPMYEQGLILLPHVATLGYGVGAGGEVVDITPFFVTGVLHLISSAVLGFGGLFHALIGPDTLEQSFPSFGYDWRDKNKMTTILGIHLVLLGLGALLLVVKAMFLGGVYDTWAPGGGDVRVITNPTIDPRVIFGYVLNSPFGGAGSFAGVDNLEDVIGGHIWVGFICIFGGIWHILTTPFAWARRSLVWSGEAYLSYSLGALSLMGFIASFTVWYNNTVYPSEFYGPTGPEASQAQAMTFLVRDQKLGANIGSAQGPTGLGKYLMRSPSGEIIFGGETMRFWDFRGPWLEPLRGPNGLDLSKLKNDIQPWQERRAAEYMTHAPLGSINSVGGVATEINSVNYVSPRAWLAASHFILGFFLLIGHLWHAGRARAAVAGFEKGIDRESEPVMSMPSLD, from the coding sequence GTGGAAACGCTCTATAACCCTGGTTTGGTGGTTGGCGGTCGGGATCAGGATTCCACCGGTTATGCCTGGTGGTCTGGCAACGCCCGCTTGATTGAATTGTCGGGTAAATTGTTGGGGGCGCACGTTGCCCATGCGGGTCTGATCGTGTTTTGGACGGGGGCGATGACCCTGTTCGAGGTGTCCCACTTCAACCCCAACCAACCCATGTACGAACAGGGATTGATCCTCCTGCCCCACGTGGCCACCTTGGGCTACGGGGTCGGTGCGGGTGGCGAAGTGGTGGATATTACCCCCTTCTTTGTGACCGGGGTACTGCACCTGATTTCTTCGGCAGTGCTGGGTTTTGGCGGCTTATTCCATGCCCTGATTGGCCCGGATACCCTGGAGCAATCCTTCCCGTCTTTTGGCTACGACTGGCGGGACAAAAATAAAATGACCACGATTCTGGGGATTCACCTAGTCCTGTTGGGGTTGGGTGCCCTCCTGCTGGTGGTGAAGGCCATGTTCCTGGGCGGGGTGTACGACACCTGGGCACCGGGGGGCGGCGATGTGCGGGTGATTACCAATCCCACCATTGACCCCAGGGTGATCTTTGGTTATGTGCTGAACTCGCCCTTTGGGGGTGCCGGTTCCTTCGCCGGGGTTGACAACCTGGAAGATGTGATTGGCGGCCACATTTGGGTCGGTTTTATCTGCATCTTTGGGGGGATTTGGCACATTCTCACCACCCCGTTTGCTTGGGCACGGCGCTCCTTGGTTTGGTCTGGGGAAGCCTACTTGTCCTACAGCTTGGGGGCGTTGTCCCTGATGGGCTTTATCGCCTCGTTTACGGTGTGGTACAACAACACGGTCTATCCCAGCGAATTTTACGGGCCGACCGGGCCGGAAGCCTCCCAAGCCCAGGCGATGACCTTCCTGGTGCGTGACCAAAAACTGGGAGCCAATATCGGTTCTGCCCAAGGGCCGACGGGTCTGGGTAAATACCTGATGCGCTCGCCCTCCGGGGAAATCATTTTTGGTGGGGAAACCATGCGGTTCTGGGATTTCCGGGGTCCTTGGTTGGAGCCTCTGCGCGGACCCAACGGCTTGGATTTGAGCAAGCTGAAAAATGACATTCAACCCTGGCAAGAGCGGCGGGCGGCGGAATACATGACCCATGCCCCCCTGGGTTCGATCAACTCCGTGGGCGGGGTGGCGACGGAAATCAACTCGGTGAACTATGTGTCTCCCCGGGCGTGGTTGGCCGCTTCCCACTTCATCCTGGGCTTTTTCCTGTTGATCGGGCACCTGTGGCACGCCGGTCGCGCCCGGGCTGCCGTGGCGGGCTTTGAAAAAGGCATTGACCGCGAGTCCGAGCCGGTGATGTCTATGCCCAGTCTGGACTAA